In Neofelis nebulosa isolate mNeoNeb1 chromosome 7, mNeoNeb1.pri, whole genome shotgun sequence, the following proteins share a genomic window:
- the ZNF592 gene encoding zinc finger protein 592 isoform X3: MGDMKTPDFDDLLAAFDIPDPTSLDAKEAIQTPSEDNESPLKPAGMCMDESVSLSHSGSASDVPAVSVIVKNTSRQESFEAEKDHIAPSLLHNGFRGSDLPPDPHNLGHNCGKFDSTFMNGDSARSFPGKLEPSKSEPLPTFNQFSPISSPEPEDAIKDNGFGMKPKHSDGYFPPPPGCGPVGGPVLEALAKFPVPELHMFDHFCKKEPKPEPLPLGSQQEHERGGQKVGEPHKELDASRFFGEALEFNSHPSNSIGEPKGLALELGTCSSVPPRQRLKPAHSKLSSCVAALVALQAKRVASVTKEDQPGHTKEPSGPAKEGSKGSPKMPKSPKSPRSPLEATRKSIKPSDSPRSICSDSSSKGSPSVAASSPPAIPKVRIKTIKTSSGEIKRTVTRILPDPDDPSKSPVGSPLGSAVAEAPEVPEDEVTALPAVERSPEAGANAGSPQGDKKGDESAPKASESSSSCCSSGARAPKGAAPGPQTGRKQQQSAAPQASAPAPASLLPKAVHLANLNLVPHSVAASVTAKSSAQRRSQPQLTQMSVPLVHQVKKAAPLAVEVFNKVLHSSNPVPLYAPNLSPPADSRIHVPASGYCCLECGDAFALEKSLSQHYGRRSVHIEVLCTLCSQTLLFFNKCSLLRHARDHKSKGLVMQCSQLLVKPISVDQMFAAAPANSPAPAAPAAAPAAPASPKHGPAPGGAGPALPALPLYPDPVRLIRHGIKCLECHRQIRDYMAMAAHFQRTTEETEGLTCQVCQMLLPNQCSFCAHQRIHAHKSPYCCPECGALCRSAYFQTHVKENCLHYARKVGYRCIHCGVVHLTLALLKSHIQERHCQVFHKCAFCPMAFKTASSTADHSASQHPTQPHRPSQLIYKCSCEMVFNKKRHIQQHFYQNASKTQVGVFKCPECPLLFLQKPELMQHVKSTHGVPRNVDELSSLQSSSDTASSRPGSRVPTEPPAASVAARGSSLPSGRWGRPEAHRRTEARPRLRNTGWTCQECQEWVPDRENYVSHMKKSHGRTLKRYPCRQCEQSFHTPNSLRKHIRNNHDTVKKVYTCGYCTEDSPSFPRPSLLESHISLMHGIRNPDLSQTSKVRPPGGHSPQVSHLKRPGSGAGDAPGTSNGAAVSSTKRHKSLFQCAKCSFATDSGLEFQSHIPQHQADSSTAQCLLCGLCYTSASSLSRHLYIVHKTFLMGVLSYRLLSSENACCNKHLSAH, encoded by the exons ATGGGGGATATGAAAACTCCAGATTTTGATGACCTTCTGGCTGCCTTTGACATCCCAGATCCCACCAGCCTTGATGCCAAGGAGGCCATCCAGACCCCCAGTGAGGACAATGAGAGTCCCCTCAAACCCGCAGGCATGTGTATGGATGAGAGCGTGTCCTTGTCTCACTCAGGATCAGCCTCAGATGTGCCGGCCGTGAGTGTCATCGTCAAGAACACCAGCCGCCAGGAGTCGTTCGAAGCAGAGAAGGACCACATCGCTCCCAGCCTCCTCCACAATGGATTCCGGGGCTCAGACCTGCCTCCAGATCCCCACAACCTGGGTCACAACTGTGGGAAATTTGATTCAACTTTCATGAATGGCGACAGTGCCAGGAGTTTCCCCGGCAAGCTAGAACCTTCCAAGTCAGAGCCGTTACCGACCTTTAACCAGTTCAGTCCAATCTCCAGCCCAGAACCTGAGGATGCCATCAAAGATAATGGGTTTGGAATGAAGCCCAAGCACTCTGACGGTTATTTTCCACCCCCTCCTGGGTGTGGGCCTGTGGGGGGCCCAGTCCTGGAGGCTCTGGCAAAGTTTCCGGTCCCAGAGCTGCATATGTTTGATCACTTTTGTAAGAAAGAGCCCAAGCCAGAACCTCTGCCCTTGGGGAGTCAGCAGGAACACGAGCGAGGTGGGCAGAAGGTGGGGGAGCCTCACAAGGAGCTGGATGCCAGTCGATTCTTTGGGGAAGCTTTGGAATTCAACAGCCACCCCAGCAACAGTATTGGAGAGCCTAAGGGGCTTGCCCTGGAGCTCGGCACCTGCTCGTCAGTCCCCCCTAGGCAGCGTCTGAAGCCAGCTCATTCCAAGCTGTCCTCTTGTGTCGCAGCCTTGGTGGCCCTGCAGGCCAAAAGAGTGGCCAGTGTCACCAAGGAGGATCAGCCTGGCCACACAAAGGAACCCTCAGGGCCCGCTAAAGAGGGCTCCAAAGGCAGCCCCAAAATGCCCAAGTCACCAAAGAGTCCCCGGAGCCCCCTGGAGGCCACTAGAAAGAGTATCAAGCCCTCGGACAGCCCTCGGAGCatctgcagtgacagcagcagCAAAGGCTCCCCTTCGGTGGCTGCCAGCTCCCCACCAGCAATTCCCAAAGTCAGGATCAAAACCATTAAGACGTCATCGGGGGAAATCAAACGGACCGTCACGAGGATCCTGCCGGACCCTGACGATCCCAGTAAGTCCCCCGTTGGGTCCCCTCTAGGGAGTGCCGTTGCCGAGGCCCCCGAGGTGCCAGAGGATGAGGTCACGGCCTTGCCGGCGGTGGAGCGCTCTCCTGAGGCGGGCGCAAACGCCGGGAGCCCCCAGGGTGACAAGAAGGGGGACGAGAGCGCGCCGAAGGCCAGCGAATCTTCGTCTTCCTGCTGCAGCTCCGGGGCTCGGGCCCCAAAGGGGGCTGCCCCCGGCCCGCAGACGGGCAGGAAGCAGCAGCAGAGCGCGGCGCCTCAGGCGTCCGCGCCGGCCCCCGCCAGCCTCCTGCCCAAGGCCGTGCACCTGGCCAACCTGAACCTGGTCCCCCACAGCGTCGCCGCGTCAGTCACGGCCAAGTCCTCCGCGCAGCGGCGGAGCCAGCCGCAGCTCACGCAGATGTCCGTGCCCCTGGTCCACCAGGTGAAGAAGGCCGCCCCGCTGGCCGTGGAGGTCTTCAACAAGGTCCTCCACAGCTCCAACCCCGTGCCCCTCTACGCGCCCAATCTCAGCCCGCCCGCGGACAGCAGGATCCACGTGCCGGCCAGCGGGTACTGCTGCCTGGAGTGTGGGGACGCGTTTGCCTTAGAGAAGAGCCTGAGCCAGCACTACGGCCGGCGGAGCGTCCACATCGAGGTGCTGTGCACGCTGTGCTCCCAGACGCTTCTCTTCTTCAACAAGTGCAGCCTGCTCCGGCACGCCCGCGACCACAAGAGCAAGGGGCTCGTCATGCAGTGCTCGCAGCTGCTCGTGAAGCCCATCTCTGTGGACCAGATGTTCGCGGCCGCCCCCGCGAACTCCCCGGCcccggccgcccccgccgccgcccccgccgcccccgcttCCCCCAAACACGGCCCGGCTCCGGGCGGTGCCGGCCCGGCCCTTCCGGCTCTGCCGCTCTACCCGGACCCCGTGAGGCTCATCCGGCACGGGATCAAGTGTCTCGAGTGTCACAGGCAGATACGCGACTACATGGCCATGGCTGCGCATTTCCAGAGAACGACGGAGGAGACCGAGGGGCTG ACCTGCCAGGTGTGCCAGATGCTGCTGCCCAACCAGTGCAGCTTCTGTGCCCACCAGCGGATCCACGCCCACAAGTCCCCCTACTGCTGCCCGGAGTGCGGGGCCCTCTGTCGCTCGGCCTACTTCCAGACCCACGTGAAGGAGAACTGCTTGCACTACGCCCGCAAGGTGGGCTACAG GTGCATCCACTGCGGGGTCGTCCACCTGACCTTGGCCTTGCTGAAAAGCCACATCCAGGAGCGACACTGCCAGGTTTTCCACAAATGTGCATTCTGCCCCATGGCCTTCAAGACTGCCAGCAGCACCGCGGACCACAGCGCCTCTCAGcaccccacccagccccacaGACCCTCCCA GCTCATTTATAAGTGCTCCTGTGAAATGGTCTTCAACAAGAAGAGACACATTCAGCAGCATTTTTATCAGAATGCCAGCAAGACGCAGGTGGGCGTCTTCAAGTGCCCTGAGTGCCCACTGCTGTTCCTGCAGAAGCCGGAGTTGATGCAGCACGTCAAG agcACCCACGGTGTTCCCCGAAACGTGGACGAGCTGTCCAGCCTCCAGTCTTCGTCGGACACGGCCTCGAGCCGGCCTGGCTCTCGAGTTCCCACCGAGCCCCCGGCCGCCAGCGTGGCCGCTCGgggcagctccctgccctccggcCGCTGGGGCAGGCCCGAGGCCCATCGCAGGACCGAGGCCAGGCCCCGGCTGAGGAACACTGGCTGGACCTGCCAGGAGTGTCAGGAGTGGGTTCCTGATCGGGAGAACTACGTGTCCCACATGAAGAAGAGCCACGGTCGG ACGTTGAAGCGGTACCCGTGTCGGCAGTGTGAGCAGTCCTTCCACACCCCCAACAGCCTGCGCAAACACATCCGCAACAACCACGACACCGTGAAGAAAGTCTACACTTGCGG GTACTGCACAGAGGACAGCCCCAGCTTTCCTCGGCCCTCCCTTCTGGAGAGCCACATCAGCCTTATGCATGGTATCAGAAACCCTGATTTGAGCCAGACGTCCAAAGTCAGACCTCCGGGTGGACATTCCCCTCAG gtGAGCCATCTGAAGAGACCGGGCAGCGGAGCCGGGGACGCTCCGGGCACCAGCAATGGCGCGGCCGTCTCTTCCACCAAAAGGCACAAGTCCCTGTTCCAGTGTGCGAAATGTAGCTTTGCCACAGACTCGGGGCTCGAGTTTCAGAGCCACATACCTCAGCACCAGGCGGACAGCTCCACGGCCCAGTGTCTCCTCTGCGGCCTGTGCTACACCTCTGCCAGCTCCCTCAGCCGCCACCTCTACATCGTCCACAAG acgTTTTTAATGGGTGTGCTATCATATCGTTTGTTATCATCAGAAAACGCTTGCTGTAACAAGCACTTATCTGCACATTAG
- the ZNF592 gene encoding zinc finger protein 592 isoform X1, translated as MGDMKTPDFDDLLAAFDIPDPTSLDAKEAIQTPSEDNESPLKPAGMCMDESVSLSHSGSASDVPAVSVIVKNTSRQESFEAEKDHIAPSLLHNGFRGSDLPPDPHNLGHNCGKFDSTFMNGDSARSFPGKLEPSKSEPLPTFNQFSPISSPEPEDAIKDNGFGMKPKHSDGYFPPPPGCGPVGGPVLEALAKFPVPELHMFDHFCKKEPKPEPLPLGSQQEHERGGQKVGEPHKELDASRFFGEALEFNSHPSNSIGEPKGLALELGTCSSVPPRQRLKPAHSKLSSCVAALVALQAKRVASVTKEDQPGHTKEPSGPAKEGSKGSPKMPKSPKSPRSPLEATRKSIKPSDSPRSICSDSSSKGSPSVAASSPPAIPKVRIKTIKTSSGEIKRTVTRILPDPDDPSKSPVGSPLGSAVAEAPEVPEDEVTALPAVERSPEAGANAGSPQGDKKGDESAPKASESSSSCCSSGARAPKGAAPGPQTGRKQQQSAAPQASAPAPASLLPKAVHLANLNLVPHSVAASVTAKSSAQRRSQPQLTQMSVPLVHQVKKAAPLAVEVFNKVLHSSNPVPLYAPNLSPPADSRIHVPASGYCCLECGDAFALEKSLSQHYGRRSVHIEVLCTLCSQTLLFFNKCSLLRHARDHKSKGLVMQCSQLLVKPISVDQMFAAAPANSPAPAAPAAAPAAPASPKHGPAPGGAGPALPALPLYPDPVRLIRHGIKCLECHRQIRDYMAMAAHFQRTTEETEGLTCQVCQMLLPNQCSFCAHQRIHAHKSPYCCPECGALCRSAYFQTHVKENCLHYARKVGYRCIHCGVVHLTLALLKSHIQERHCQVFHKCAFCPMAFKTASSTADHSASQHPTQPHRPSQLIYKCSCEMVFNKKRHIQQHFYQNASKTQVGVFKCPECPLLFLQKPELMQHVKSTHGVPRNVDELSSLQSSSDTASSRPGSRVPTEPPAASVAARGSSLPSGRWGRPEAHRRTEARPRLRNTGWTCQECQEWVPDRENYVSHMKKSHGRTLKRYPCRQCEQSFHTPNSLRKHIRNNHDTVKKVYTCGYCTEDSPSFPRPSLLESHISLMHGIRNPDLSQTSKVRPPGGHSPQVSHLKRPGSGAGDAPGTSNGAAVSSTKRHKSLFQCAKCSFATDSGLEFQSHIPQHQADSSTAQCLLCGLCYTSASSLSRHLYIVHKVRDQEEEEEEEEEEEEEEDAEAVAEAAEPEEGSGEEVSMETRENGLEEGAGEPLLGDTEARSPGPAPEEDGAQDAQSQPQASQDQDSHAPSPQV; from the exons ATGGGGGATATGAAAACTCCAGATTTTGATGACCTTCTGGCTGCCTTTGACATCCCAGATCCCACCAGCCTTGATGCCAAGGAGGCCATCCAGACCCCCAGTGAGGACAATGAGAGTCCCCTCAAACCCGCAGGCATGTGTATGGATGAGAGCGTGTCCTTGTCTCACTCAGGATCAGCCTCAGATGTGCCGGCCGTGAGTGTCATCGTCAAGAACACCAGCCGCCAGGAGTCGTTCGAAGCAGAGAAGGACCACATCGCTCCCAGCCTCCTCCACAATGGATTCCGGGGCTCAGACCTGCCTCCAGATCCCCACAACCTGGGTCACAACTGTGGGAAATTTGATTCAACTTTCATGAATGGCGACAGTGCCAGGAGTTTCCCCGGCAAGCTAGAACCTTCCAAGTCAGAGCCGTTACCGACCTTTAACCAGTTCAGTCCAATCTCCAGCCCAGAACCTGAGGATGCCATCAAAGATAATGGGTTTGGAATGAAGCCCAAGCACTCTGACGGTTATTTTCCACCCCCTCCTGGGTGTGGGCCTGTGGGGGGCCCAGTCCTGGAGGCTCTGGCAAAGTTTCCGGTCCCAGAGCTGCATATGTTTGATCACTTTTGTAAGAAAGAGCCCAAGCCAGAACCTCTGCCCTTGGGGAGTCAGCAGGAACACGAGCGAGGTGGGCAGAAGGTGGGGGAGCCTCACAAGGAGCTGGATGCCAGTCGATTCTTTGGGGAAGCTTTGGAATTCAACAGCCACCCCAGCAACAGTATTGGAGAGCCTAAGGGGCTTGCCCTGGAGCTCGGCACCTGCTCGTCAGTCCCCCCTAGGCAGCGTCTGAAGCCAGCTCATTCCAAGCTGTCCTCTTGTGTCGCAGCCTTGGTGGCCCTGCAGGCCAAAAGAGTGGCCAGTGTCACCAAGGAGGATCAGCCTGGCCACACAAAGGAACCCTCAGGGCCCGCTAAAGAGGGCTCCAAAGGCAGCCCCAAAATGCCCAAGTCACCAAAGAGTCCCCGGAGCCCCCTGGAGGCCACTAGAAAGAGTATCAAGCCCTCGGACAGCCCTCGGAGCatctgcagtgacagcagcagCAAAGGCTCCCCTTCGGTGGCTGCCAGCTCCCCACCAGCAATTCCCAAAGTCAGGATCAAAACCATTAAGACGTCATCGGGGGAAATCAAACGGACCGTCACGAGGATCCTGCCGGACCCTGACGATCCCAGTAAGTCCCCCGTTGGGTCCCCTCTAGGGAGTGCCGTTGCCGAGGCCCCCGAGGTGCCAGAGGATGAGGTCACGGCCTTGCCGGCGGTGGAGCGCTCTCCTGAGGCGGGCGCAAACGCCGGGAGCCCCCAGGGTGACAAGAAGGGGGACGAGAGCGCGCCGAAGGCCAGCGAATCTTCGTCTTCCTGCTGCAGCTCCGGGGCTCGGGCCCCAAAGGGGGCTGCCCCCGGCCCGCAGACGGGCAGGAAGCAGCAGCAGAGCGCGGCGCCTCAGGCGTCCGCGCCGGCCCCCGCCAGCCTCCTGCCCAAGGCCGTGCACCTGGCCAACCTGAACCTGGTCCCCCACAGCGTCGCCGCGTCAGTCACGGCCAAGTCCTCCGCGCAGCGGCGGAGCCAGCCGCAGCTCACGCAGATGTCCGTGCCCCTGGTCCACCAGGTGAAGAAGGCCGCCCCGCTGGCCGTGGAGGTCTTCAACAAGGTCCTCCACAGCTCCAACCCCGTGCCCCTCTACGCGCCCAATCTCAGCCCGCCCGCGGACAGCAGGATCCACGTGCCGGCCAGCGGGTACTGCTGCCTGGAGTGTGGGGACGCGTTTGCCTTAGAGAAGAGCCTGAGCCAGCACTACGGCCGGCGGAGCGTCCACATCGAGGTGCTGTGCACGCTGTGCTCCCAGACGCTTCTCTTCTTCAACAAGTGCAGCCTGCTCCGGCACGCCCGCGACCACAAGAGCAAGGGGCTCGTCATGCAGTGCTCGCAGCTGCTCGTGAAGCCCATCTCTGTGGACCAGATGTTCGCGGCCGCCCCCGCGAACTCCCCGGCcccggccgcccccgccgccgcccccgccgcccccgcttCCCCCAAACACGGCCCGGCTCCGGGCGGTGCCGGCCCGGCCCTTCCGGCTCTGCCGCTCTACCCGGACCCCGTGAGGCTCATCCGGCACGGGATCAAGTGTCTCGAGTGTCACAGGCAGATACGCGACTACATGGCCATGGCTGCGCATTTCCAGAGAACGACGGAGGAGACCGAGGGGCTG ACCTGCCAGGTGTGCCAGATGCTGCTGCCCAACCAGTGCAGCTTCTGTGCCCACCAGCGGATCCACGCCCACAAGTCCCCCTACTGCTGCCCGGAGTGCGGGGCCCTCTGTCGCTCGGCCTACTTCCAGACCCACGTGAAGGAGAACTGCTTGCACTACGCCCGCAAGGTGGGCTACAG GTGCATCCACTGCGGGGTCGTCCACCTGACCTTGGCCTTGCTGAAAAGCCACATCCAGGAGCGACACTGCCAGGTTTTCCACAAATGTGCATTCTGCCCCATGGCCTTCAAGACTGCCAGCAGCACCGCGGACCACAGCGCCTCTCAGcaccccacccagccccacaGACCCTCCCA GCTCATTTATAAGTGCTCCTGTGAAATGGTCTTCAACAAGAAGAGACACATTCAGCAGCATTTTTATCAGAATGCCAGCAAGACGCAGGTGGGCGTCTTCAAGTGCCCTGAGTGCCCACTGCTGTTCCTGCAGAAGCCGGAGTTGATGCAGCACGTCAAG agcACCCACGGTGTTCCCCGAAACGTGGACGAGCTGTCCAGCCTCCAGTCTTCGTCGGACACGGCCTCGAGCCGGCCTGGCTCTCGAGTTCCCACCGAGCCCCCGGCCGCCAGCGTGGCCGCTCGgggcagctccctgccctccggcCGCTGGGGCAGGCCCGAGGCCCATCGCAGGACCGAGGCCAGGCCCCGGCTGAGGAACACTGGCTGGACCTGCCAGGAGTGTCAGGAGTGGGTTCCTGATCGGGAGAACTACGTGTCCCACATGAAGAAGAGCCACGGTCGG ACGTTGAAGCGGTACCCGTGTCGGCAGTGTGAGCAGTCCTTCCACACCCCCAACAGCCTGCGCAAACACATCCGCAACAACCACGACACCGTGAAGAAAGTCTACACTTGCGG GTACTGCACAGAGGACAGCCCCAGCTTTCCTCGGCCCTCCCTTCTGGAGAGCCACATCAGCCTTATGCATGGTATCAGAAACCCTGATTTGAGCCAGACGTCCAAAGTCAGACCTCCGGGTGGACATTCCCCTCAG gtGAGCCATCTGAAGAGACCGGGCAGCGGAGCCGGGGACGCTCCGGGCACCAGCAATGGCGCGGCCGTCTCTTCCACCAAAAGGCACAAGTCCCTGTTCCAGTGTGCGAAATGTAGCTTTGCCACAGACTCGGGGCTCGAGTTTCAGAGCCACATACCTCAGCACCAGGCGGACAGCTCCACGGCCCAGTGTCTCCTCTGCGGCCTGTGCTACACCTCTGCCAGCTCCCTCAGCCGCCACCTCTACATCGTCCACAAGGTGAgagaccaggaggaggaggaggaggaggaggaggaggaggaggaggaggaggacgcgGAGGCGGTGGCGGAGGCCGCGGAGCCAGAGGAGGGCTCCGGGGAGGAAGTGTCCATGGAGACCAGGGAGAACGGACTGGAAGAAGGTGCCGGAGAGCCTTTGTTGGGCGACACAGAGGCGAGGTCGCCAGGCCCGGCTCCTGAGGAGGACGGAGCCCAGGACGCTCAGAGTCAACCACAGGCCTCTCAGGACCAGGACAGCCACGCTCCATCCCCTCAGGTGTGA
- the ZNF592 gene encoding zinc finger protein 592 isoform X2: MGDMKTPDFDDLLAAFDIPDPTSLDAKEAIQTPSEDNESPLKPAGMCMDESVSLSHSGSASDVPAVSVIVKNTSRQESFEAEKDHIAPSLLHNGFRGSDLPPDPHNLGHNCGKFDSTFMNGDSARSFPGKLEPSKSEPLPTFNQFSPISSPEPEDAIKDNGFGMKPKHSDGYFPPPPGCGPVGGPVLEALAKFPVPELHMFDHFCKKEPKPEPLPLGSQQEHERGGQKVGEPHKELDASRFFGEALEFNSHPSNSIGEPKGLALELGTCSSVPPRQRLKPAHSKLSSCVAALVALQAKRVASVTKEDQPGHTKEPSGPAKEGSKGSPKMPKSPKSPRSPLEATRKSIKPSDSPRSICSDSSSKGSPSVAASSPPAIPKVRIKTIKTSSGEIKRTVTRILPDPDDPSKSPVGSPLGSAVAEAPEVPEDEVTALPAVERSPEAGANAGSPQGDKKGDESAPKASESSSSCCSSGARAPKGAAPGPQTGRKQQQSAAPQASAPAPASLLPKAVHLANLNLVPHSVAASVTAKSSAQRRSQPQLTQMSVPLVHQVKKAAPLAVEVFNKVLHSSNPVPLYAPNLSPPADSRIHVPASGYCCLECGDAFALEKSLSQHYGRRSVHIEVLCTLCSQTLLFFNKCSLLRHARDHKSKGLVMQCSQLLVKPISVDQMFAAAPANSPAPAAPAAAPAAPASPKHGPAPGGAGPALPALPLYPDPVRLIRHGIKCLECHRQIRDYMAMAAHFQRTTEETEGLTCQVCQMLLPNQCSFCAHQRIHAHKSPYCCPECGALCRSAYFQTHVKENCLHYARKVGYRCIHCGVVHLTLALLKSHIQERHCQVFHKCAFCPMAFKTASSTADHSASQHPTQPHRPSQLIYKCSCEMVFNKKRHIQQHFYQNASKTQVGVFKCPECPLLFLQKPELMQHVKSTHGVPRNVDELSSLQSSSDTASSRPGSRVPTEPPAASVAARGSSLPSGRWGRPEAHRRTEARPRLRNTGWTCQECQEWVPDRENYVSHMKKSHGRTLKRYPCRQCEQSFHTPNSLRKHIRNNHDTVKKVYTCGYCTEDSPSFPRPSLLESHISLMHGIRNPDLSQTSKVRPPGGHSPQVSHLKRPGSGAGDAPGTSNGAAVSSTKRHKSLFQCAKCSFATDSGLEFQSHIPQHQADSSTAQCLLCGLCYTSASSLSRHLYIVHKTATRSWKDTRWQEQNPKRFRQGGEGVRD; encoded by the exons ATGGGGGATATGAAAACTCCAGATTTTGATGACCTTCTGGCTGCCTTTGACATCCCAGATCCCACCAGCCTTGATGCCAAGGAGGCCATCCAGACCCCCAGTGAGGACAATGAGAGTCCCCTCAAACCCGCAGGCATGTGTATGGATGAGAGCGTGTCCTTGTCTCACTCAGGATCAGCCTCAGATGTGCCGGCCGTGAGTGTCATCGTCAAGAACACCAGCCGCCAGGAGTCGTTCGAAGCAGAGAAGGACCACATCGCTCCCAGCCTCCTCCACAATGGATTCCGGGGCTCAGACCTGCCTCCAGATCCCCACAACCTGGGTCACAACTGTGGGAAATTTGATTCAACTTTCATGAATGGCGACAGTGCCAGGAGTTTCCCCGGCAAGCTAGAACCTTCCAAGTCAGAGCCGTTACCGACCTTTAACCAGTTCAGTCCAATCTCCAGCCCAGAACCTGAGGATGCCATCAAAGATAATGGGTTTGGAATGAAGCCCAAGCACTCTGACGGTTATTTTCCACCCCCTCCTGGGTGTGGGCCTGTGGGGGGCCCAGTCCTGGAGGCTCTGGCAAAGTTTCCGGTCCCAGAGCTGCATATGTTTGATCACTTTTGTAAGAAAGAGCCCAAGCCAGAACCTCTGCCCTTGGGGAGTCAGCAGGAACACGAGCGAGGTGGGCAGAAGGTGGGGGAGCCTCACAAGGAGCTGGATGCCAGTCGATTCTTTGGGGAAGCTTTGGAATTCAACAGCCACCCCAGCAACAGTATTGGAGAGCCTAAGGGGCTTGCCCTGGAGCTCGGCACCTGCTCGTCAGTCCCCCCTAGGCAGCGTCTGAAGCCAGCTCATTCCAAGCTGTCCTCTTGTGTCGCAGCCTTGGTGGCCCTGCAGGCCAAAAGAGTGGCCAGTGTCACCAAGGAGGATCAGCCTGGCCACACAAAGGAACCCTCAGGGCCCGCTAAAGAGGGCTCCAAAGGCAGCCCCAAAATGCCCAAGTCACCAAAGAGTCCCCGGAGCCCCCTGGAGGCCACTAGAAAGAGTATCAAGCCCTCGGACAGCCCTCGGAGCatctgcagtgacagcagcagCAAAGGCTCCCCTTCGGTGGCTGCCAGCTCCCCACCAGCAATTCCCAAAGTCAGGATCAAAACCATTAAGACGTCATCGGGGGAAATCAAACGGACCGTCACGAGGATCCTGCCGGACCCTGACGATCCCAGTAAGTCCCCCGTTGGGTCCCCTCTAGGGAGTGCCGTTGCCGAGGCCCCCGAGGTGCCAGAGGATGAGGTCACGGCCTTGCCGGCGGTGGAGCGCTCTCCTGAGGCGGGCGCAAACGCCGGGAGCCCCCAGGGTGACAAGAAGGGGGACGAGAGCGCGCCGAAGGCCAGCGAATCTTCGTCTTCCTGCTGCAGCTCCGGGGCTCGGGCCCCAAAGGGGGCTGCCCCCGGCCCGCAGACGGGCAGGAAGCAGCAGCAGAGCGCGGCGCCTCAGGCGTCCGCGCCGGCCCCCGCCAGCCTCCTGCCCAAGGCCGTGCACCTGGCCAACCTGAACCTGGTCCCCCACAGCGTCGCCGCGTCAGTCACGGCCAAGTCCTCCGCGCAGCGGCGGAGCCAGCCGCAGCTCACGCAGATGTCCGTGCCCCTGGTCCACCAGGTGAAGAAGGCCGCCCCGCTGGCCGTGGAGGTCTTCAACAAGGTCCTCCACAGCTCCAACCCCGTGCCCCTCTACGCGCCCAATCTCAGCCCGCCCGCGGACAGCAGGATCCACGTGCCGGCCAGCGGGTACTGCTGCCTGGAGTGTGGGGACGCGTTTGCCTTAGAGAAGAGCCTGAGCCAGCACTACGGCCGGCGGAGCGTCCACATCGAGGTGCTGTGCACGCTGTGCTCCCAGACGCTTCTCTTCTTCAACAAGTGCAGCCTGCTCCGGCACGCCCGCGACCACAAGAGCAAGGGGCTCGTCATGCAGTGCTCGCAGCTGCTCGTGAAGCCCATCTCTGTGGACCAGATGTTCGCGGCCGCCCCCGCGAACTCCCCGGCcccggccgcccccgccgccgcccccgccgcccccgcttCCCCCAAACACGGCCCGGCTCCGGGCGGTGCCGGCCCGGCCCTTCCGGCTCTGCCGCTCTACCCGGACCCCGTGAGGCTCATCCGGCACGGGATCAAGTGTCTCGAGTGTCACAGGCAGATACGCGACTACATGGCCATGGCTGCGCATTTCCAGAGAACGACGGAGGAGACCGAGGGGCTG ACCTGCCAGGTGTGCCAGATGCTGCTGCCCAACCAGTGCAGCTTCTGTGCCCACCAGCGGATCCACGCCCACAAGTCCCCCTACTGCTGCCCGGAGTGCGGGGCCCTCTGTCGCTCGGCCTACTTCCAGACCCACGTGAAGGAGAACTGCTTGCACTACGCCCGCAAGGTGGGCTACAG GTGCATCCACTGCGGGGTCGTCCACCTGACCTTGGCCTTGCTGAAAAGCCACATCCAGGAGCGACACTGCCAGGTTTTCCACAAATGTGCATTCTGCCCCATGGCCTTCAAGACTGCCAGCAGCACCGCGGACCACAGCGCCTCTCAGcaccccacccagccccacaGACCCTCCCA GCTCATTTATAAGTGCTCCTGTGAAATGGTCTTCAACAAGAAGAGACACATTCAGCAGCATTTTTATCAGAATGCCAGCAAGACGCAGGTGGGCGTCTTCAAGTGCCCTGAGTGCCCACTGCTGTTCCTGCAGAAGCCGGAGTTGATGCAGCACGTCAAG agcACCCACGGTGTTCCCCGAAACGTGGACGAGCTGTCCAGCCTCCAGTCTTCGTCGGACACGGCCTCGAGCCGGCCTGGCTCTCGAGTTCCCACCGAGCCCCCGGCCGCCAGCGTGGCCGCTCGgggcagctccctgccctccggcCGCTGGGGCAGGCCCGAGGCCCATCGCAGGACCGAGGCCAGGCCCCGGCTGAGGAACACTGGCTGGACCTGCCAGGAGTGTCAGGAGTGGGTTCCTGATCGGGAGAACTACGTGTCCCACATGAAGAAGAGCCACGGTCGG ACGTTGAAGCGGTACCCGTGTCGGCAGTGTGAGCAGTCCTTCCACACCCCCAACAGCCTGCGCAAACACATCCGCAACAACCACGACACCGTGAAGAAAGTCTACACTTGCGG GTACTGCACAGAGGACAGCCCCAGCTTTCCTCGGCCCTCCCTTCTGGAGAGCCACATCAGCCTTATGCATGGTATCAGAAACCCTGATTTGAGCCAGACGTCCAAAGTCAGACCTCCGGGTGGACATTCCCCTCAG gtGAGCCATCTGAAGAGACCGGGCAGCGGAGCCGGGGACGCTCCGGGCACCAGCAATGGCGCGGCCGTCTCTTCCACCAAAAGGCACAAGTCCCTGTTCCAGTGTGCGAAATGTAGCTTTGCCACAGACTCGGGGCTCGAGTTTCAGAGCCACATACCTCAGCACCAGGCGGACAGCTCCACGGCCCAGTGTCTCCTCTGCGGCCTGTGCTACACCTCTGCCAGCTCCCTCAGCCGCCACCTCTACATCGTCCACAAG